In Arthrobacter sp. MN05-02, one genomic interval encodes:
- a CDS encoding MFS transporter, giving the protein MGGARTGVSARGRSLLAMSSNPPAEAPAPLQTDGVRPWPALWSLVIGFFMILVDSTIVSVATPAIMAGLGAGIDSVIWVTSAYLLAYAVPLLVTGRLGDRFGPKRIYLVGLVVFTLSSAWCGLSGTVEALIVARVLQGLGAALMTPQTMSVITRIFPPERRGAAMGLWGSVAGIATLVGPVLGGVLVDSAGWEWIFFINVPVGVVGFILAARLVPVLPTTSHRFDMLGVFLSAAGLFCLVFGIQEGETYDWGTIAGPLSVWLLIITGLVLLVAFVLWQRVNRGEPLVPLRLFRDRNFSLANTSITAMGFSITTMTLPLMLYAQTVRGLSPTQAALLLTPMAVISGVLAPFVGRYVQRSNPKYIAIAGFAGMSAALFWLGSILTVDVPLWQLLLPVSLLGLSSAGIWAPVSLTATRNLAPSLAGAGSGVYNTTRQMGAVLGSAAIAAVMQSHLLANLGGSGISTTPGTALPDEAKAGYALSMGQSLYLPAIVIILGFAAALFFAKPQQNRVWEGDAGAAGGSPSAADRPREATPADT; this is encoded by the coding sequence GTGGGCGGCGCCCGCACCGGAGTGTCGGCACGCGGGCGTAGTCTTCTTGCCATGTCCAGCAACCCCCCGGCGGAGGCTCCTGCCCCGCTCCAGACCGACGGCGTCAGGCCCTGGCCCGCCCTGTGGTCGCTCGTCATCGGGTTCTTCATGATCCTGGTCGATTCGACGATCGTCTCCGTCGCCACCCCCGCCATCATGGCGGGACTCGGAGCAGGCATCGACAGCGTCATCTGGGTGACGAGTGCCTACCTGCTGGCCTACGCCGTGCCGCTGCTGGTGACCGGCAGGCTCGGCGACCGGTTCGGACCGAAACGCATCTACCTCGTGGGCCTCGTGGTCTTCACCCTCTCCAGCGCCTGGTGCGGGCTCTCCGGCACGGTCGAGGCCCTCATCGTCGCGCGCGTCCTGCAGGGCCTCGGCGCCGCCCTGATGACCCCGCAGACCATGTCCGTGATCACGCGGATCTTCCCGCCGGAGCGCCGCGGTGCCGCCATGGGGCTCTGGGGATCCGTCGCCGGCATCGCCACGCTCGTCGGGCCCGTGCTGGGTGGCGTGCTCGTCGACTCCGCCGGCTGGGAGTGGATCTTCTTCATCAACGTACCCGTGGGCGTCGTCGGCTTCATCCTCGCTGCCCGCCTGGTCCCGGTCCTGCCGACGACGTCGCACCGGTTCGACATGCTCGGGGTGTTCCTCAGCGCGGCCGGCCTGTTCTGCCTGGTCTTCGGGATCCAGGAGGGCGAGACCTATGACTGGGGCACCATCGCCGGTCCGCTCTCCGTCTGGTTACTCATCATCACGGGCCTCGTGCTGCTCGTCGCCTTCGTTCTCTGGCAGCGCGTGAACCGCGGCGAGCCGCTGGTCCCCCTCAGGCTGTTCCGCGATCGCAACTTCTCCCTCGCGAACACCTCCATCACGGCCATGGGCTTCTCGATCACCACCATGACGCTGCCCCTCATGCTCTACGCCCAGACGGTCCGCGGCCTCTCGCCCACGCAGGCGGCCCTGCTGCTGACCCCGATGGCCGTCATCTCCGGTGTGCTCGCCCCCTTCGTCGGCAGATACGTGCAGCGCAGCAACCCCAAGTACATCGCCATCGCGGGCTTCGCCGGGATGTCCGCCGCGCTGTTCTGGCTGGGCTCCATCCTCACGGTGGACGTCCCGCTCTGGCAGCTGCTGCTGCCCGTCTCGCTGCTCGGCCTCTCCAGCGCCGGGATCTGGGCACCGGTGTCGCTGACGGCCACGCGCAATCTCGCGCCGTCGCTCGCGGGTGCCGGCTCCGGCGTCTACAACACCACACGGCAGATGGGCGCCGTCCTCGGCAGTGCCGCGATCGCGGCCGTCATGCAGTCGCACCTCCTGGCCAACCTCGGCGGGAGCGGTATCAGCACCACTCCGGGGACGGCCCTCCCCGACGAGGCGAAGGCCGGCTACGCACTGTCCATGGGGCAGTCGCTCTACCTGCCGGCGATCGTCATCATCCTCGGCTTCGCGGCGGCCCTGTTCTTCGCGAAACCGCAGCAGAACCGCGTCTGGGAGGGCGATGCCGGGGCCGCGGGCGGGAGCCCGTCCGCCGCGGATCGCCCGCGGGAAGCGACACCGGCCGACACCTGA
- a CDS encoding hypothetical protein (possible pseudo due to frameshift) encodes MHTAVHLVLGMLVPLLLVLGAPVSLFLRAVPVSVGRRFSRLAASVPVRLGTHPAVATLLATVPMAVLYRDGNALDLLHHPVLGPLLHVHFVIAGCIFTHAVVGTDPNPHRAPLWQRGAAIVVAIAVHGMVAKHLYAVGGETGPPDVEQAAQLMYYGGDAVHALLLVVFCTQAYRAGGRRLARRTASRASWLASPERAGSPAPTEG; translated from the coding sequence GTGCACACGGCGGTCCACCTGGTCCTCGGCATGCTCGTCCCCCTGCTGCTCGTCCTCGGCGCTCCGGTGAGCCTGTTCCTCCGCGCCGTCCCCGTGTCCGTCGGGCGGCGCTTCAGCCGCCTCGCCGCCTCGGTTCCCGTGCGGCTGGGCACCCATCCGGCGGTCGCCACACTCCTCGCCACCGTCCCGATGGCGGTCCTGTACCGGGACGGGAACGCCCTCGACCTCCTCCACCACCCGGTGCTCGGGCCACTGCTGCACGTCCACTTCGTGATCGCGGGGTGCATCTTCACCCATGCCGTCGTCGGGACGGATCCGAATCCGCACCGCGCGCCGTTGTGGCAGCGCGGCGCGGCGATCGTCGTGGCCATCGCGGTCCACGGCATGGTGGCCAAGCACCTGTACGCCGTCGGCGGTGAGACCGGCCCGCCGGATGTGGAGCAGGCGGCCCAGCTCATGTACTACGGCGGCGATGCGGTCCATGCGCTCCTCCTCGTGGTCTTCTGCACGCAGGCCTACCGGGCCGGCGGACGGCGCCTGGCCCGGCGCACGGCTTCCCGTGCGTCCTGGCTGGCCTCGCCGGAGCGGGCGGGCAGCCCGGCGCCCACCGAGGGATGA
- a CDS encoding membrane protein translates to MFMTVVCGALIAVGIAGVVVPVLPGSVLIIVSLLLWALTVGSTEGWVVFAIGTVLAGAGLGAGVVLTGRTLRQRQIPGRSVTLGVLAGIVGMFVIPVVGLFVGFALGLFASEFARQRNARAALTSSLHALKATGLGILAELGLACLAGTTWVIGVWVYFVTS, encoded by the coding sequence GTGTTCATGACGGTGGTCTGCGGTGCGCTCATCGCCGTCGGTATCGCGGGAGTGGTGGTCCCGGTCCTGCCGGGCAGCGTCCTGATCATCGTGTCACTGCTCCTGTGGGCGCTGACCGTGGGCAGCACCGAGGGCTGGGTGGTCTTTGCGATCGGCACGGTCCTGGCCGGTGCCGGTCTCGGTGCCGGTGTGGTGCTCACGGGGCGGACCCTCAGGCAGCGGCAGATACCGGGCCGATCGGTGACCCTCGGGGTGCTGGCCGGGATCGTCGGCATGTTCGTGATCCCCGTGGTCGGCCTGTTCGTCGGCTTCGCCCTCGGTCTGTTCGCCAGTGAGTTCGCCCGTCAGCGCAACGCGCGCGCGGCACTGACCTCGAGCCTCCATGCCCTGAAGGCGACCGGGCTGGGCATCCTCGCGGAGCTGGGGCTCGCCTGCCTGGCCGGGACCACGTGGGTGATCGGCGTGTGGGTCTACTTCGTCACGTCCTGA
- a CDS encoding peptidase S10: protein MADETQDTVQDTDTPAAKEVSDDFAVREHTSPSGLKYTTTTGRLVLRREETKDGKADGFKPKAEIFLVAYAKQDAEPGRPVTFAFNGGPGSASVWLHLGLLGPRLVESGDVGAMTPAPFGLVDNPDSLLESSDLVMIDPVNTGFSRVVAGEKADEFHAFVQDRDLVAEVIRLWTTRNNRWLSPKYLVGESYGTLRAVAVAGRLFDAYGMAVNGLGLISTVLNMSTLRFFPGSDLPYALHLPTYAAIAHYHGRHGDRELSEVVREAEEYAARDFGYALTQGSRLTPEELDEVVHRLHTITTLDEGFIRRTNLRWAYHEFAAEILRSEGLAVGRIDGRFAAKPANLQSSDSFDDPSIRAITGPYSAAMNHYVRAELGYENDLPYEILTARVQPWSYRTFEGAPVDVSGVLERLLVDNPALRVHVDYGYHDGATPHFAAEYVWAHMNLDEATRARFTHHYHEAGHMMYLNPVARDTQLRALRAFVTQERTGQE, encoded by the coding sequence ATGGCTGATGAGACGCAGGACACAGTGCAGGACACGGACACCCCCGCGGCCAAGGAGGTGTCGGACGACTTCGCGGTCCGGGAGCACACCTCGCCGTCGGGCCTGAAGTACACGACGACGACGGGGCGCCTCGTGCTGCGGCGCGAGGAGACGAAGGACGGCAAGGCGGACGGCTTCAAGCCGAAGGCCGAGATCTTCCTCGTCGCGTACGCGAAGCAGGACGCCGAACCGGGCAGGCCCGTGACCTTCGCCTTCAACGGGGGGCCGGGCTCGGCCTCCGTCTGGCTGCACCTGGGCCTGCTGGGCCCGCGCCTCGTGGAATCCGGGGACGTCGGGGCCATGACGCCCGCCCCCTTCGGCCTCGTCGACAACCCCGACAGCCTGCTCGAATCCAGTGACCTGGTGATGATCGACCCGGTCAACACCGGATTCTCCCGGGTGGTGGCGGGCGAGAAGGCCGACGAGTTCCACGCCTTCGTGCAGGACCGCGACCTCGTGGCGGAGGTCATCCGGCTGTGGACCACCCGCAACAACCGCTGGCTCTCCCCCAAGTACCTCGTAGGCGAGTCGTACGGCACCCTCCGCGCCGTCGCGGTGGCCGGACGTCTCTTCGACGCCTACGGCATGGCGGTCAACGGGCTCGGCCTCATCTCCACGGTGCTCAACATGTCGACGCTGCGGTTCTTCCCCGGCAGCGACCTGCCGTACGCCCTGCACCTGCCGACCTACGCCGCCATCGCGCACTACCACGGCCGGCACGGCGACCGGGAACTCTCCGAGGTGGTGCGCGAGGCCGAGGAGTACGCGGCCAGGGACTTCGGCTACGCCCTGACGCAGGGCAGCCGCTTGACCCCGGAGGAACTCGACGAGGTGGTGCACCGGCTCCACACCATCACCACGCTCGACGAGGGCTTCATCCGCCGCACGAACCTCCGCTGGGCCTACCACGAGTTCGCCGCGGAGATCCTCCGCTCCGAGGGCCTGGCCGTCGGACGTATCGACGGTCGCTTCGCCGCGAAGCCCGCGAACCTGCAGTCGTCGGACTCGTTCGACGACCCGAGCATCCGGGCCATCACCGGGCCGTACTCCGCAGCCATGAACCACTATGTCCGTGCAGAGCTCGGGTACGAGAACGACCTTCCGTACGAGATCCTGACGGCCCGTGTGCAGCCCTGGAGCTACCGCACGTTCGAGGGCGCCCCGGTGGACGTCTCGGGTGTCCTCGAGCGCCTCCTCGTCGACAATCCCGCCCTGCGCGTCCACGTGGACTACGGCTACCACGACGGCGCGACGCCCCACTTCGCCGCCGAGTACGTGTGGGCGCACATGAACCTCGACGAGGCCACCCGCGCCCGGTTCACCCACCACTACCACGAGGCCGGCCACATGATGTACCTCAACCCGGTAGCACGCGACACGCAACTGCGCGCCCTCCGGGCCTTCGTCACGCAGGAGCGGACGGGCCAGGAATAG
- a CDS encoding alpha-amylase, producing the protein MKEPGWVRHVIWWHVYPLGFVGAEKTATPDPAAAHRLLDLVPWLDYALELGASGLALGPVFASETHGYDTTDYFRIDPRLGTSEDFDTLVAEAHRRGLRILLDGVFNHTGRSFAPFQDVLTDGPGATTAPWFLLDWPDGAGPGTEPGYRDFEGHHHLVALNHDEPAVVDFVAGVMEYWLGRGADGWRLDAAYAVPARFWAEVTTRVRSSHPEAWFVGEYIHGDYGSEVRAGGLDSATQYELWKAVWSSLNDANLFELAAALERHNALLAGFAPLTFIGNHDVTRIASKLIDPALLPHAVAVLLTVGGTPSVYYGDEQGYRGVKEDRAGGDDDVRPLFPPSPGDLSPVGRPTYQVHQELIGIRRRHPWLHRATTQVLQLSNELLVYRVEADGEAPLVVALNLARDTRSAGTGGAASVLAGQATVDPGTQRIILPPRAWAVLG; encoded by the coding sequence ATGAAGGAACCCGGCTGGGTCCGGCACGTGATCTGGTGGCACGTCTACCCCCTCGGTTTCGTCGGTGCGGAGAAGACCGCGACGCCGGACCCGGCAGCCGCCCATCGGCTGCTCGACCTGGTGCCCTGGCTCGACTACGCACTGGAGCTCGGGGCGTCCGGCCTGGCGCTCGGCCCCGTGTTCGCCTCGGAGACCCACGGCTACGACACCACCGACTACTTCCGGATCGATCCGCGACTCGGCACGTCGGAGGACTTCGACACCCTCGTGGCCGAGGCGCACCGACGCGGTCTGCGGATCCTGCTCGACGGAGTCTTCAACCACACCGGGCGCTCCTTCGCCCCCTTCCAGGACGTCCTCACGGACGGTCCGGGAGCAACGACCGCCCCGTGGTTCCTCCTCGACTGGCCCGATGGTGCCGGTCCCGGCACCGAGCCGGGGTACCGCGACTTCGAGGGCCACCACCACCTCGTGGCACTGAACCACGACGAGCCGGCCGTGGTGGACTTCGTCGCCGGGGTCATGGAGTACTGGCTCGGCCGCGGTGCGGACGGCTGGCGGCTCGATGCCGCCTACGCCGTCCCGGCGCGGTTCTGGGCCGAGGTCACGACGCGCGTCCGGTCGTCCCACCCCGAGGCATGGTTCGTCGGCGAATACATCCACGGCGACTACGGGTCGGAGGTCCGGGCCGGCGGGCTCGACTCCGCAACCCAGTACGAGCTGTGGAAAGCCGTCTGGAGCTCGCTGAACGACGCGAACCTGTTCGAACTCGCCGCGGCGCTGGAGCGCCACAATGCGCTGCTCGCGGGCTTCGCCCCGCTCACCTTCATCGGGAACCACGACGTCACCCGGATCGCCAGCAAGCTCATCGACCCAGCCCTGCTCCCGCATGCCGTCGCCGTCCTCCTCACGGTCGGCGGCACACCCTCCGTCTACTACGGCGACGAGCAGGGCTACCGCGGCGTCAAGGAGGACAGGGCAGGGGGCGACGACGACGTCAGGCCGCTCTTCCCACCCTCACCCGGGGACCTCTCCCCCGTCGGCAGGCCGACCTACCAGGTCCACCAGGAGCTCATCGGCATCCGGCGCAGGCATCCGTGGCTCCACCGCGCGACGACGCAGGTGCTGCAGCTGTCCAACGAACTGCTGGTCTACCGCGTCGAGGCCGACGGCGAAGCGCCGCTCGTGGTCGCGCTCAACCTCGCCCGGGACACCCGGTCGGCAGGGACCGGCGGCGCTGCATCCGTCCTCGCCGGACAGGCGACCGTCGATCCCGGCACGCAGCGGATCATCCTGCCACCCCGCGCCTGGGCCGTCCTCGGCTGA
- a CDS encoding glycosyl hydrolase, protein MALVALDGSIDWYPTPDLDSTPTFARLLDADEGFLSLAPTAEFSVERQYADGSNVLETTYTTATGTVRVTDSLNTGVAGRLPWGELARRVDGLVGSVDMAWSVTPGTCFGSASPWLDGGPEHPVLRIDAVGLGILGIDHGLKTPQGRSVEGAFTTSAGSRHLVAVVSTHGEPLPLPDPQTIDDGVDRTIRNWQTWSDNFTYDGDYRHAVLRSALALKLLLHSPSGSIAAAATTSLPESASGGKNWDYRYAWVRDTAYTLHALTRAGLREEVHGAVSWMLKNLRSQGSDLEVFTRLNGDIPDGTRHPDLTGWRGNGPVVDGNPAAGQLQLGVFGDVFDIVWQYVQAGHVLDPATMRQLADLADLTCDVWHRRDAGMWELPEERHYVTSKLGCWNALRCAVLLVERGQLQGPVERWTAERDRIRDWVHEHGWSEERQSYIWYPGSTELDASILLHAMSGFDTGPRMSATIDALREELGAGPLLYRYSGMQEEESTFVACAYWLVSALVAVGRRDEAVDLMEELLPLGNDVGLLSEMIDPADDSFMGNIPQGLSHLALIVAALSISGKS, encoded by the coding sequence GTGGCACTGGTGGCGCTCGACGGCTCGATCGACTGGTACCCCACGCCCGACCTCGACTCCACGCCGACCTTCGCCCGCCTGCTGGACGCCGACGAGGGCTTCCTCTCCCTCGCCCCCACCGCGGAGTTCTCGGTGGAGCGGCAGTACGCGGACGGCTCCAACGTCCTCGAGACCACGTACACCACGGCCACGGGCACTGTCCGCGTCACCGATTCCCTGAACACCGGGGTCGCGGGCAGGCTGCCCTGGGGTGAGCTCGCCCGGCGCGTCGACGGGCTGGTCGGATCCGTGGACATGGCGTGGTCCGTCACGCCGGGTACCTGTTTCGGCTCCGCGTCGCCCTGGCTCGACGGCGGGCCGGAGCACCCGGTGCTGCGCATCGACGCGGTGGGACTCGGCATCCTCGGCATCGACCACGGCCTGAAGACGCCACAGGGCCGATCGGTCGAGGGAGCCTTCACCACCTCCGCGGGCTCCCGCCACCTCGTCGCCGTCGTCTCGACGCACGGGGAGCCGTTGCCGCTCCCCGACCCGCAGACCATCGATGACGGCGTGGACCGGACCATCCGGAACTGGCAGACGTGGTCCGACAACTTCACGTACGACGGCGACTACCGGCACGCCGTCCTGCGCAGCGCCCTGGCCCTGAAGCTGCTGCTGCACAGTCCGTCCGGATCGATCGCCGCTGCGGCGACGACGTCGCTCCCCGAGAGTGCATCCGGCGGGAAGAACTGGGACTACCGCTACGCCTGGGTCCGTGACACCGCCTATACGCTGCACGCCCTGACCCGCGCGGGTCTCCGTGAGGAGGTCCATGGAGCCGTGTCCTGGATGCTGAAGAACCTGCGGTCCCAGGGATCGGACCTCGAGGTGTTCACGCGCCTGAACGGCGACATCCCCGACGGTACGCGACATCCCGACCTCACCGGCTGGCGCGGCAACGGCCCGGTGGTCGACGGCAATCCGGCGGCAGGGCAGCTGCAGCTGGGCGTCTTCGGGGACGTGTTCGACATCGTGTGGCAGTACGTCCAGGCGGGTCACGTGCTCGATCCTGCGACCATGCGACAGCTCGCCGACCTGGCCGACCTGACCTGCGACGTCTGGCATCGACGCGACGCCGGGATGTGGGAGCTGCCGGAGGAACGCCACTACGTCACCTCCAAGCTCGGCTGCTGGAATGCGCTGCGGTGCGCCGTGCTGCTCGTCGAACGCGGCCAGCTGCAGGGTCCCGTGGAGCGGTGGACCGCCGAACGCGACCGCATCCGCGACTGGGTCCACGAGCACGGCTGGTCCGAGGAGCGGCAGAGCTACATCTGGTATCCCGGATCCACGGAGCTGGACGCCTCGATCCTCCTGCACGCCATGAGCGGCTTCGACACGGGTCCGCGGATGTCGGCCACCATCGACGCCCTGCGGGAGGAACTCGGCGCAGGGCCCCTCCTCTACCGCTACAGCGGGATGCAGGAGGAGGAATCGACGTTCGTGGCGTGCGCCTACTGGCTGGTGTCGGCGCTCGTCGCCGTGGGCCGCCGTGACGAGGCCGTGGACCTGATGGAGGAGCTCCTGCCGCTCGGGAACGACGTGGGTCTCCTGTCGGAGATGATCGACCCTGCCGACGACTCCTTCATGGGGAACATCCCGCAGGGGCTCAGCCACCTGGCCCTGATCGTCGCCGCACTGTCCATCTCGGGCAAGTCCTGA